One Oryza brachyantha chromosome 3, ObraRS2, whole genome shotgun sequence DNA segment encodes these proteins:
- the LOC102700414 gene encoding transcription termination factor MTEF1, chloroplastic-like yields the protein MPLCSFYASTSLPVAKPHSVPSSSSRPSCTAVPAPATLTAAAAALSLHLPELPSRVKDKILSLELMGVDYGRALALNPALRDAAPESIHAVVAFLQSRGLHFKDLGRVFGMCPSLLTASVRADLRPVFAFLTDDLGVPDTAYRRVVVKCPRVLACSVRDQLRPALLYLRRLGFRDGRALAFQDPILLVSSVERTMIPKLDFLAGLGMSRDDAVAMVLRCPALFTFSVERNYKPKFEYLVSVMGGGVDDIKAFPQYFTFSLDKRIAPRHRAAADAGVAMPLPDMLKATDDEFREMLDKELELRKRKQPAA from the coding sequence ATGCCGCTCTGCAGCTTCTacgcctccacctccctccCCGTCGCGAAGCCCCACTCCGTcccttcgtcgtcgtccaggcCCTCCTGCACCGCCGTGCCTGCGCCGGCGACgttgacggcggcggcggcggcgctgtcgcTGCACCTGCCGGAGCTGCCGTCGCGGGTGAAGGACAAGATCCTGAGCCTGGAGCTGATGGGGGTGGACTacgggcgcgcgctggcgctgAACCCGGCGCtgcgcgacgcggcgccggAGTCCATCCACGCGGTGGTGGCGTTCCTCCAGTCGAGGGGGCTCCACTTCAAGGACCTCGGCCGGGTGTTCGGCATGTGCCCGTCGCTGCTCACCGCCAGCGTCCGCGCCGACCTCCGCCCGGTCTTCGCCTTCCTCACCGACGACCTCGGCGTGCCCGACACCGCCtaccgccgcgtcgtcgtcaaGTGCCCCCGCGTCCTCGCCTGCAGCGTCCGCGACCAGCTCCGCCCGGCGCTCCTctacctccgccgcctcggctTCCGCGACGGCCGCGCGCTCGCCTTCCAGGACCCTATCCTCCTCGTCTCCAGCGTCGAGCGCACCATGATCCCCAAGCTCGACTTCCTCGCCGGCCTCGGCATGTCCCGggacgacgccgtcgccatggTGCTCCGCTGCCCGGCGCTCTTCACCTTCAGCGTCGAGCGCAACTACAAGCCCAAGTTCGAGTACCTCGTCTCCGTcatgggcggcggcgtcgacgacaTCAAGGCGTTCCCGCAGTACTTCACCTTCAGCCTCGACAAGCGCAtcgcgccgcgccaccgcgccgccgccgacgccggcgtcgcgaTGCCGCTGCCGGACATGCTCAAGGCCACCGACGACGAGTTCAGGGAGATGCTCGACAAGGAGCTCGAGCTGCGGAAGCGGAAGCAACCAGCAGCTTGA